Part of the Toxotes jaculatrix isolate fToxJac2 chromosome 1, fToxJac2.pri, whole genome shotgun sequence genome, CTTCCAGCAGGTCCAATCAGAGCACTCCTACCAGGTAGGGCGGGGCTTGTCAGTGAATCATGGTGCTGCTGGGTAACTTTAAACTCTGTGGTCTAAAACTGTTAACACTGGTTTTTACAGGCTTCGCCTCCCAACCATGTGATCTCAGCAGCCGCTTCCAGCACAGCTTCCAGTCGTTGGACGGCCCCGCCCACCACCTGCCACAGCAGACAGGTAAactttcatcattttcatctggTCTGATGCTGCGACTGAGAAGAGTCTGCAGGGAATAGAACCGACAACCTGCAGTGGCGTCAGAGTCCAGCACTCGGGAGTAGATTGTGTAGAAGTGAAGTGTGTCTCCTCgaccctgacccctgacccctgacctctcaCCTCTGCCAACTCCCGAGCTCTGGAGTCTGATGTTTTCCCTTTAACACTTCAGTAACAAAGAGGACGAGTGATGCAGCTGAAAACCTGGTTCTGGTCTTTAAAGCATTGAAATCTCAGTTGGAAGGATCTAAGTATGTCAGTTGCACCTGGGATTAACATGCCCCCATGCGTCCCCACGCGTCCCCATGCGTCCCCACGCGTCCTCGCGTGTCTCCAGTGAAATGTGACTGGATCTTATTTCCCCACTTTATATGCAGGGGTCTGTtgctcggtgtgtgtgtgtgtgtgtgtgtctgagtgaatCAGATGAGCTGATACACACTTTGTTTATTTTGGTAGCATTTAACAACTACAGCTCCCACAAGGCACTGGCAGTACTTCTGCTGCTAAGGCTCATGGGATATGTTGTTATTAAATGCTTTAAAAGTCATGTCTTGTAGTGTGTAGCGTTTGCAGATGAGTTGTTTACCTGTTTGGTGTGAATCAAGAGGAGAAAACAACCTGTTGCTAcgataaataaaagaaaagaaaacactgtggaCACGTAAACTTCCTGTCCTACAGAGGACAGGCCTCATGGACTTTCCCTGAGAATGTCTTTTACTTATTATTGTACATCCCCTTAcaaccaaatacacacacacacacacacacacacacacacacttctccagttcagttctgttttctctccatctgaATCCTCTACAAGAGTCTATTGTTTATTTCCTCCACCAGAGAAGCCTGTTAAAACTGGTTTTATACAGGAGGGGgtgaagggtgtgtgtgtgtgtgtgtgtgtgtgtgtgtgcacgtgcatacACTCCTCCCTGATGGTTCTCATTCAGCAGGAAAATCCCCTTGGATGGTTTGTGGTCACATTTTCCATCAATGTGCCACAGTGCAGCGCTGccacctgcaggtggacagAGGAAACTGCAGAGAGGACGTGAGCAGACAGGAGGGACAGGAGGGACAGTTCAGCTCACAGAACCTTACAGCTctaaacttcttcttcttccttcagGAGCAGCTGTTTGTTCCTGAGAGCGACAGACAAACACTCAGATGTTATTCCTGACTCACCCCTCCCGTCTCTCCTCCTCAGGGTTTGTCATTTCGGGTGCGTTCGGTCAGTGTGGGAGAGCAGTGGCTGCAGCACCAGGGCGCCCCCTGCAGGTCAGTATGTACACATCATGTTCTTGTTTCCTCTcaatgaattcattcatttgctaaaacattttactgcagtCAGTTTCCTCCTGGGACTTAAATGTAGGTTCAGTGGAAGAAAACGAGACTGTggagaacaaaggagagaaacGGAGAAATAAACGAGGTCTTATTGATCAGGTTCAGCACTGAGTTCTTACTCCTGGTCTCATACTGAACTCAGGCTTCAGTGTTGTCCTTCAGCTCTGAGTCGCTCTGGATGGAATCTGCTGAATGAGCGTCTGTCATTCATGTAATTAATTCATCATCTTCAGTTCTCCAGTGACTTCCTGCGTCTGTATCAGACTCCACACCAGGGTTTTAACATGTTACTGGTAGTGACtgatctttctgtgtgtgtgtgtgtgtctgtgtgtgtgtgtgtgtgtgtgtgtgtgtgtgtgtgtgtgtgtctcaggagGATCCGTGGTGAAGCCAAGAAGTGTCGTAAAGTGTACGGCATCGAGCACAGGGATCAGTGGTGCACGGCCTGTCGCTGGAAGAAAGCCTGCCAACGCTTCCTGGACTGACCGGAGACGGACTGGTTCTGAGGAGCCGACGTCGCCTGGTGGAGGTTTTTTACTTTTCTACGTCTGAAAccagaaatattttttcccatttttatactttttctaCGTTTGCTAGAAACGTCTCGTTTATTTTGAATGTGTATTTTGTAGCTGTGTCCTGTCAGTGCTTTGTGATGAAATGATTTGGGGCAGCTAtgatgtgacctttgaccctgtgGAGTGAGTTCTCGAGGCCGACTCTCCTCAGGTTATCTTAAGAGAACCAGCAGGTCAGATCAGTCTGAGTGACTGACCAGTAACAAACCTCCAGCTGGTCCAGTCCTGACTGTGGACTCGCTCAGAGATCGAACCTGTGAGGAGAattttttcatgtgttcagCTTCATGGATCAAATCCTGGATTAAGAGTCAAGTTCAAAAGAGCACAGAGCAACGTAACTGTTCTACAGCTGTTTGTATCTGAGCAGCTGTTCCCTCTAAGCAACGGCAGGGAGTCAGTTCCCCGTTCATTCATGACAAAGATCGTTACTCACAGACGTTGTTATCAtacagaagttgttgttgttgttgggacATCAGAGACAAGGTCTTAAAGAGTCCCACTGGTGCTACACAGGCCCCTGGACCCATCTGCAGTTTGTACATTAAGAACTGACTCAGGATCAGCTTCAGTCCCGACACACAAATCATCAGGCACAGTCTCAGGCTTCAGGCTGAGCCTTCTGAGCAACGTCAAACCTCTGCACACATTTTCTGCTCATTTTCTGAAGCGACACGAAATCATCTTTACTTTCCTGCAGTCAGTCACGTTTGCCTCCTCCTGTGTGACACTACTTCACCCCCTATCTAACATTTATAAGGAGAATATAAACAGTTAATAGCTGCTTAATAACAGAGTATCTTCGGCTGTAATCAGATCGAAGTGTTTACTAATGTATTTGTTAATAACAGACTCCTGTGGACGAACATCAGTGGAGGCTGCTTTATAAACAGGTCATGGATacagatactgtacattaatACTCAAACACTCCACGTGCTGCTGGTTAGAAATGTTCAGTGAGGGGGTTAAAGAAGCACAAACCCCTGTCAGGTGAATAAGCGGGCTCACCTCAGTGGGCTGTATCCTGACAGGTCTCTGTGGTGCTTTCAGGTGCAGCTTTAATACGTTGGATCAGTCGGCCTTTGGGTTCTGAGTTGGTGCTGGTGTGTCAGGACCTTTAAAACAGCTCCACACATCCTCAACTTTAAAGCCGTCGATCATTTCATCACGTCAGGTGTCAGAGTCCTCAGATCTCTCCTGTCGTTACCTCCTCAgcatcttcctccctccttccttcctcttttcatttgcCTTCAGTTAACATGTTTTTCGTTTGGAAGCAGAAGCCATGTTCCCTCCTCTCTGATGAAACCACATGCAGTATTGATCAAGACGTCTGTTTAATTACAAatagaaagacacaaaaacacagtttcacactgaaatatatatataacttcaTCATATCTGCCTTTCTCTGGTGTATATAAACAGATATATACTGGTTCCATGTATCCGATGGTGTCTCTTCCTGAagcttttaaaaagcagaaacaggTTTGTTTGCAGTAAACTGAGTCAAAATCCTGTATTTATATTCTAAATGTCTTGTTAACGAGCAAGAAACGTAAATGTTGATCATTGTATTCGTATCATTTTTAAGATGAACTCTTTTATACATGTGAGATCCCGATGTTTTAATAAAGTGGAGAAGCCAGTAACTTTGGTTTGTCTGTAGTTGTTGTAGAGTTATCCGAAGGTTGGTCACATGATCCGACAGCGCCACAGAAAGAGCAACGAATAATCTAACAGATCTATTTACCTTCCTTCACCgagcagacagaaagaaggTCAGTGTTCACAGATGGAAAAGGATGATGACAAATCCACAAGTTAATAACTGAGAAGCTGAAGCCACTTAATGTTCttaaatgattgattgattgattgatttattatCAAGAGTAATTTTCTGTTAACCAACTAATCAACCAATCGTAGCTGGTCTACAGAAactgatttcagacacagcgACACACTCGTCCACTGTCACAAAGATTCAGCACAGActctgtgttttaaataaagtttttattaaaGATGATCCAGCTCAAATATACAGCAAACTGAACACAAACTCCTGTaaactgataataaaaacaaactgctgaagGTACAGTGACTGGtccactctgacacacactcacacacacacacacccacacacactctcagttcTCAGCCGTGACTCTGCTGTAATAAATTATATGTACAGTCCAGGTCCATCTGTGGCTCCGACGACAGTGAAACAGGTGAGGAGTCGTCACTCTGCCGCGTTGGAGCCTGagtctgcagagaaaagaaaaaagcgaACGTTAAATACGAGAAAAACAGGACGAACAGAACAAATATCAAGATGTTCACCCGGAAAAGAAACCGAAAAGCTCAAATCAGCCCTGATCGTTGATTTATGACATCATCAATCATCCACCTCCAGTGCCACAGGTGTGCGACCACCTGTGGTGGAACACGTCACATCACAGCCCAAACAGTGAAGTTCACAGGTGTGTCAGagtgaaatatgaaatgtgCTAATTTTATACTTAtcatttgtcagttttgttCTGGGTCGACTCACTCTTTCCGTCACAGGCAACAATCTTGACCTTGTCGACCTTGACCAGGTCGGTCACCTCTCTGAACTCTACATCGTTCAGAACAAACGTCCACACGTTGTCACAGAACCTGTAGGTGTTCAGAGAGCCCTGCAGGACGGAAACACAACAGCTGAACCACAACACGCACAGTTCAGCTTTAAGCTGCCAGTACAGTCCGACAGAGCGCTGAGTCACACAGTCTGACTTTCTGAAACCAACACAGTGAAATAGAACCGAGAGCAGGAACTCACCCTGAAGTTGACTCTGTTGCGGACTCTGTTGGCGAGCGCTGTGTTGATGGCTTTATCAAACTGAAGGAGGACCTGTAGAGCCAGCTGAGGAGTGATCTGCTGAGTCTGCACACACACGACATTTAACTGAGCATCTCACAGCAGGAAcgtttcacacagtcacactcaatGACGAGCAGCGTCTCCACGTCCTGCTccacacaccacaacacaacacaacaccacgCTCATTGTGCTCATTATCattttgttgttactgttgttgtgtgttACTTTTTCCTAACTGTAACACACAGTTTTCCTAAGTGCTGGTAACGCCCGTGTCTTCTGTTGGACTGTGTCCGTGTTGATGTGCCTGCTTTGCCAGTGATCAGTGCACACCCTGACCTGGACCAGTTCTCATACCGGATCGGTTTGTGTTTCCACTGCTGTGAGTAGGTGACGCATCATAACAGAGACTGATTATAAATGTTCAGTGAGGGAAAAATCATCAGTAAgattgaataataataatgatataataaaCATTGAAGATGTTAGCCTACATCAGCGTAGGCTAACTGAACTGTTTACTGTTCACCTACAGGACAGCACTTTAAAGCGGTGCCTGTTCGTATTTCCACATTACAAACAGAAACCCGACATTACTCTTTGCTTCTGGAAGAATTCAGAGCGACAGCAAACCGCAGCCACCAAGCTGAGGTTAGCCCGCTACGAGCTAACCAGCGTAACGCCGCCGCTGCCGCTAGCAGCGTGCTAATCTGGGCTAGCTGAGAGCTAGCAGCGAGATGTTTGAGGTGAGTGTCACCTGTATGAGCTCGTCCAGACTCTCCTGCAGGCTGTTTCCCAGAGTGGTGTTCCTGTACAGCTGGTACGCCATGATGGGAAAAGCCGAAGACGCAAATACGGTAACTACGGTAAACTATCCTACGAACACACGGAGCTAACGGAGCTAACGAAGCTAGCCACTTCCCTCCACTACGAGCAGCTCTAAGCGCCGACAACCCACCAAGACTTCctgttaaatatttcacaataaaagtcgaccaataataataatgacaaaacCTTAAGAAACTTTTGTAAAATTTTCAGGTGATCACTTGAAGATATTAGAGTTTAAAATGACCTGAGGCTATGATGTAACTTACTGTGAAATGTCTCAGTCGTAAGTTAAAGTGTTAGTTTCACTTTTTACTCATTCTAATAATTCAGCATCTGAATTCATCCAATTTGATTTCTCTAGGACTGATCTAAATGCCTTTATTCTGAAGGACAGGTGTCTTGTTTCCTGGTTGGACTCTTCGTCACTTGATGGAGTCTACGGAAGGTGGAGAGGACCAAAAAACTACTGTATGTTATTGCTGTGTAAGGGagttttaatgcatttttctacatttgtttttgttttgtttttcagtctcacAGTATTTCATCTTCTGCTTTTACTACTGAACTCACTGAACgttaactttatttttaatgaacacTCAAGGACAGTTCTCATGTTGAGCACTAGCCTGTAACACGTTCATTTATTA contains:
- the gtf2a2 gene encoding transcription initiation factor IIA subunit 2 is translated as MAYQLYRNTTLGNSLQESLDELIQTQQITPQLALQVLLQFDKAINTALANRVRNRVNFRGSLNTYRFCDNVWTFVLNDVEFREVTDLVKVDKVKIVACDGKSESTQNKTDK